In the Streptomyces formicae genome, one interval contains:
- a CDS encoding transcriptional regulator, with product MTPTAYELLRTTTERLAPAADANPLVPIVADGTAQLRTLALLALEQRHVIPADQRSFRHLAQRAAESGDAESTAFFDALADGESLAQERLAPLLDACSVSKTEAETYEPQAGCQAYPAYVAWLALNGEPADVALALTANFASWGRYCATIARALRDHHGFTDEACGFFDLFAEPAPDLDRHALAAVQAGLDRGRITAVHLRYGRLVQRYEAMFWQTLADGDAAARGR from the coding sequence ATGACACCGACGGCATACGAGCTCCTGCGCACCACGACCGAACGCCTCGCCCCCGCAGCGGACGCCAACCCGCTCGTCCCCATCGTCGCGGACGGCACCGCGCAGCTCCGGACCCTCGCGCTCCTCGCACTGGAACAACGCCACGTCATCCCCGCCGACCAGCGCTCCTTCCGTCATCTCGCCCAGCGCGCCGCCGAGTCGGGCGACGCGGAGTCCACCGCCTTCTTCGACGCGCTCGCCGATGGTGAATCACTCGCCCAGGAGCGGCTCGCCCCCCTTCTCGACGCCTGTTCGGTGAGCAAGACGGAGGCGGAGACGTACGAGCCGCAGGCGGGCTGCCAGGCCTACCCGGCGTACGTGGCCTGGCTCGCCCTGAACGGGGAACCCGCCGACGTCGCGCTCGCGCTCACCGCCAACTTCGCCTCCTGGGGCCGCTACTGCGCGACGATCGCCCGTGCGCTGCGCGACCACCACGGCTTCACGGACGAGGCCTGCGGCTTCTTCGACCTGTTCGCCGAGCCCGCGCCCGACCTGGACCGCCACGCGCTGGCCGCCGTGCAGGCCGGGCTCGACCGTGGCCGGATCACCGCGGTGCACCTGCGCTACGGGAGGCTCGTGCAGCGCTACGAGGCGATGTTCTGGCAGACGCTCGCGGACGGCGACGCGGCGGCGCGGGGCCGCTGA
- a CDS encoding tellurite resistance TerB family protein: MALWDRVKESASTMQTQLMAKKNDLKSGAFRDASMAMCALVAAADGTVDASERQRVAQLIGTNEVLQNFAADDLQRRFNEYVDKLTADFAFGKVSVLQEVAKAKKKPAEARAVIQIGIVIGGADGDFDKDEQAVVREACFALDLPPHEFDL; encoded by the coding sequence ATGGCCCTGTGGGACCGCGTCAAGGAATCCGCATCGACGATGCAGACCCAGCTGATGGCGAAGAAGAACGACCTCAAGAGCGGCGCCTTCCGTGACGCCAGTATGGCGATGTGCGCCCTGGTCGCGGCGGCCGACGGCACCGTCGACGCCTCCGAGCGCCAGCGCGTGGCCCAGCTCATCGGTACGAACGAGGTGCTGCAGAACTTCGCCGCGGACGACCTGCAGCGCCGGTTCAACGAGTACGTCGACAAGCTGACCGCCGACTTCGCGTTCGGCAAGGTGAGCGTCCTCCAGGAGGTCGCCAAGGCGAAGAAGAAGCCCGCCGAGGCGCGTGCCGTGATCCAGATCGGCATCGTCATCGGCGGCGCCGACGGCGACTTCGACAAGGACGAGCAGGCCGTCGTGCGCGAGGCGTGCTTCGCGCTCGACCTGCCGCCGCACGAGTTCGACCTCTAG
- a CDS encoding M56 family metallopeptidase, which yields MGVFVFLPLVLPLTAWPIARLAEQHLHPRAATRLLTAVAGVMALCSTLCLALLMVVGTAQLPGNPLPDAWSDPEVRAAVPFDEYAGRAAIPALLLVCAACVHTLWRHGRVRRGARRAVEGLPGSSVAVLADEASYAYALPSREGGRVVVTTGMLGKLAAPERRALFAHERAHLAGRHHRHLLVTQLAARANPFLRPLRTSVAYTAERWADETAARAVADRRVVARAIGKAALVSRGTPAPSLAGLAAAGPVPRRVAALLAPAPASRNRPPSVFTSVGLALWGAAFGTAVSAMSSANSAVTMVLILRAATPL from the coding sequence ATGGGCGTCTTCGTCTTCCTGCCCCTCGTCCTGCCGCTGACCGCGTGGCCGATCGCCCGCCTCGCCGAACAGCATCTGCATCCGCGCGCCGCGACCCGGCTGCTCACCGCGGTCGCCGGAGTGATGGCCCTGTGCAGCACGCTCTGCCTGGCGCTCCTCATGGTCGTCGGCACCGCCCAACTGCCCGGCAACCCGCTGCCCGACGCGTGGTCCGATCCCGAGGTCCGGGCCGCGGTGCCCTTCGACGAGTACGCGGGCCGGGCCGCGATCCCCGCGCTGCTCCTGGTGTGCGCGGCCTGTGTCCACACACTCTGGCGGCACGGCAGGGTGCGCAGAGGGGCGCGCCGCGCCGTCGAAGGACTGCCGGGCTCCTCCGTCGCGGTGCTCGCCGACGAGGCGTCGTACGCGTACGCCCTGCCCTCGCGCGAGGGCGGCCGGGTCGTGGTCACCACCGGCATGCTCGGCAAACTCGCGGCCCCCGAGCGGCGGGCGCTGTTCGCGCACGAGCGGGCGCATCTGGCCGGTCGGCACCACCGGCACCTGCTGGTCACGCAGCTGGCGGCCCGCGCCAATCCGTTCCTGCGGCCGCTGCGCACCTCCGTCGCCTACACCGCGGAGCGGTGGGCGGACGAGACGGCGGCGCGCGCGGTGGCCGACCGCCGTGTCGTGGCCCGGGCGATCGGCAAGGCCGCGCTGGTCTCGCGGGGGACCCCCGCGCCGTCGCTCGCGGGCCTCGCCGCGGCGGGACCCGTACCGCGCCGCGTGGCCGCCCTGCTCGCCCCGGCGCCCGCGTCCCGCAACCGGCCGCCCTCGGTCTTCACCAGCGTGGGCCTCGCCCTGTGGGGTGCCGCGTTCGGCACCGCCGTCTCCGCGATGTCCTCGGCGAACTCCGCGGTGACGATGGTGCTCATCCTCCGCGCGGCGACACCGCTCTGA
- a CDS encoding BlaI/MecI/CopY family transcriptional regulator, with the protein MTDHEREEPQPRLRRRAQGELEAQVLAALQSAREPVSAAWVQERIGGDLAYTTVMTILTRLLAKDVVTRERAGRSFAWTSASDEAGLAAFRMRKVLDGESDREAVLASFVTTLSPGDEQLLRELLGRADAEPDD; encoded by the coding sequence ATGACGGACCACGAACGCGAAGAGCCGCAGCCGAGGCTGCGGCGGCGCGCGCAGGGCGAGCTGGAGGCGCAGGTGCTCGCCGCGCTGCAGTCCGCGCGCGAGCCGGTGAGCGCCGCCTGGGTGCAGGAACGCATCGGCGGTGACCTCGCCTATACGACCGTGATGACGATCCTGACGCGCCTGCTCGCCAAGGACGTGGTGACCCGCGAGCGCGCGGGCCGCTCCTTCGCCTGGACGTCCGCGTCCGACGAGGCGGGCCTCGCGGCCTTCCGGATGCGCAAGGTGCTCGACGGCGAGAGCGACCGCGAGGCCGTGCTCGCCAGCTTCGTGACGACCCTGTCGCCCGGCGACGAGCAGCTCCTGCGCGAGCTGCTCGGGCGGGCGGACGCCGAGCCCGACGACTGA
- a CDS encoding TerD family protein has protein sequence MGVSLAKGGNVSLSKEAPGLTAVLVGLGWDVRTTTGTDYDLDASALLCDESGKVVSDQHFVFYNNLTSPDGSVEHTGDNLTGEGEGDDEAVKVNLAQVPADISKIVFPVSIHDAENRGQSFGQVRNAFIRVVNQADNAEIARYDLSEDASTETAMVFGELYRHGAEWKFRAVGQGYASGLRGIASDFGVNV, from the coding sequence GTGGGAGTTTCCCTGGCCAAGGGCGGCAACGTCTCGCTCAGCAAGGAGGCCCCTGGCCTGACCGCCGTCCTTGTCGGTCTCGGCTGGGACGTGCGCACCACGACCGGCACGGACTACGACCTCGACGCGAGCGCGCTGCTCTGCGACGAGTCCGGCAAGGTCGTCTCCGACCAGCACTTCGTCTTCTACAACAACCTCACGAGCCCCGACGGGTCCGTCGAGCACACCGGTGACAACCTCACCGGCGAGGGCGAGGGCGACGACGAGGCCGTCAAGGTCAACCTCGCGCAGGTGCCCGCCGACATCTCGAAGATCGTCTTCCCGGTCTCGATCCACGACGCGGAGAACCGCGGCCAGAGCTTCGGCCAGGTCCGCAACGCCTTCATCCGCGTGGTGAACCAGGCCGACAACGCCGAGATCGCCCGCTACGACCTGTCCGAGGACGCGTCGACCGAGACCGCCATGGTCTTCGGCGAGCTGTACCGGCACGGCGCCGAGTGGAAATTCCGCGCGGTCGGCCAGGGTTATGCCAGTGGGCTGCGCGGCATCGCGTCGGACTTCGGCGTCAACGTCTGA
- a CDS encoding CoA-binding protein, producing the protein MYGDRETVREILTELGDTWAVVGLSNNQDRAAYGVAAVLRRFGKRVVPVHPKAETVHGEQGYPSLADVPFKVDVVDVFVNSELAGDVADQAVAAGADAVWFQLGVVDEAAYDRTRAAGLAMVMDRCPAIEIPQLP; encoded by the coding sequence ATGTACGGCGACCGGGAAACGGTGCGCGAGATCCTGACGGAGCTGGGTGACACCTGGGCGGTCGTCGGCCTGTCCAACAACCAGGACCGGGCGGCGTACGGAGTCGCCGCCGTCCTGAGGCGCTTCGGCAAGCGCGTCGTACCGGTCCACCCCAAGGCCGAGACGGTCCACGGCGAGCAGGGCTACCCGTCCCTGGCCGACGTGCCGTTCAAGGTCGACGTGGTCGACGTGTTCGTGAACAGCGAGCTCGCGGGCGACGTCGCCGACCAGGCCGTGGCGGCCGGGGCGGACGCGGTGTGGTTCCAGCTCGGCGTGGTCGACGAGGCGGCGTACGACCGTACCCGCGCGGCGGGCCTCGCCATGGTGATGGACCGCTGCCCGGCGATCGAGATTCCGCAGCTGCCGTGA
- a CDS encoding PucR family transcriptional regulator has protein sequence MTGQGIPEGYLDGYARILADASATGRRLTRDELESRRVLGERAADAGHGLRALVGAHLAATRAHWPAAHAASVDGALAAAEQAVDAFAEGYERAQRLAVRQEEAARREFIDDLLYGRSDLGLLAERAERFGLRLSYEHAVAVAQGPDGYEEGHAVPREVERALIGRFGDRSILVTTKDGRLVCIAPGDQDEVLAFFAKRAYAATDGGRVAIGRPQAGPGGVVQSYEEALNALDLAARLELDEPVLRAADLLVYPVLTRDRQAMADLVLNTLGPLRQARGGARPLLETLTVFFDAGCVAAEAARRLALSVRALTYRLERIHQLTGADPADPVHRYTLQTAVIGARLLDWPDKEF, from the coding sequence ATGACGGGGCAGGGCATACCCGAGGGGTATCTCGACGGCTACGCCCGCATCCTCGCCGACGCCTCCGCGACCGGACGCAGGCTGACCCGCGACGAGCTGGAGTCGCGGCGCGTCCTCGGGGAGCGGGCCGCCGACGCGGGCCATGGACTGCGCGCCCTGGTGGGCGCGCACCTGGCCGCCACCCGCGCCCACTGGCCCGCCGCGCACGCGGCCTCCGTCGACGGCGCGCTGGCCGCCGCCGAGCAGGCCGTGGACGCGTTCGCCGAGGGGTACGAGCGGGCCCAGCGCCTCGCCGTACGCCAGGAGGAGGCGGCACGGCGGGAGTTCATCGACGACCTGCTGTACGGACGCAGCGACCTCGGTCTGCTCGCGGAGCGCGCGGAACGCTTCGGTCTCCGCCTCTCCTACGAACACGCCGTAGCCGTCGCCCAGGGGCCCGACGGCTACGAGGAGGGGCACGCCGTGCCCCGCGAGGTCGAGCGCGCGCTGATCGGCCGGTTCGGCGACCGCAGCATCCTGGTCACCACGAAGGACGGCCGCCTGGTGTGCATCGCCCCCGGCGACCAGGACGAGGTGCTCGCCTTCTTCGCCAAGCGGGCGTACGCCGCCACCGACGGCGGCCGCGTCGCCATCGGGCGCCCGCAGGCCGGTCCCGGTGGCGTCGTCCAGTCGTACGAAGAAGCGCTCAACGCCCTCGACCTCGCGGCGCGCCTGGAGCTCGACGAGCCCGTGCTGCGCGCCGCCGACCTGCTGGTCTACCCGGTGCTCACCCGGGACAGGCAGGCCATGGCCGACCTGGTCCTGAACACGCTCGGCCCGCTGCGCCAGGCCCGTGGCGGCGCGCGGCCGCTCCTGGAGACGCTGACGGTGTTCTTCGACGCGGGCTGTGTCGCGGCGGAGGCGGCCCGCAGGCTGGCGCTGAGCGTGCGCGCCCTGACCTACCGCCTCGAACGCATCCACCAGCTCACCGGCGCCGATCCCGCCGACCCGGTGCACCGCTACACCTTGCAGACCGCGGTGATCGGCGCGCGGCTCCTCGACTGGCCCGACAAGGAGTTCTGA
- a CDS encoding carbon-nitrogen hydrolase family protein — protein MRTLAIAAVQTTPVPHDLPASFERFAGRVRAVRRTFPHVQLVVVPELMLSAEAPLLADSGTWPTESARTVPGPLTDRLSTLARETGLWLVPGTVYEKADDGRVHNTALAISPDGEIAARYRKVFPWQPYERTAPGEEFVVFDLPGIGRAGLAICYDGSFPETARQLAWLGAEVIIQPTLTTTRDREMELVCARANAWTNQVYVVNVNAADPAGVGASLIVDPEGLVRQQAGGGEEVLVDVLDLDAVTRVRAYGSAGLNRPWAQLARYGEGVELPMYGGTFRRAPWQV, from the coding sequence ATGCGCACCCTGGCCATCGCCGCCGTCCAGACCACCCCCGTCCCGCACGACCTGCCCGCCAGCTTCGAACGCTTCGCGGGCCGGGTCCGCGCGGTGCGGCGGACCTTCCCGCACGTCCAGCTCGTCGTCGTGCCCGAGCTGATGCTCAGCGCCGAGGCCCCGCTCCTCGCGGACAGCGGCACGTGGCCGACCGAATCGGCCCGCACCGTGCCGGGACCGCTCACCGACCGCCTCAGCACGCTCGCCAGGGAGACCGGCCTGTGGCTGGTCCCCGGCACCGTGTACGAGAAGGCGGACGACGGGCGCGTCCACAACACCGCGCTCGCCATCTCCCCGGACGGCGAGATCGCCGCCAGGTACCGCAAGGTGTTCCCCTGGCAGCCCTACGAACGGACCGCGCCGGGGGAGGAGTTCGTCGTCTTCGACCTGCCGGGCATCGGCCGCGCGGGCCTCGCCATCTGCTACGACGGCTCCTTCCCCGAGACGGCGCGCCAACTGGCCTGGCTGGGTGCCGAGGTGATCATCCAGCCGACCCTCACCACCACCCGCGACCGCGAGATGGAACTCGTCTGCGCGCGGGCCAACGCCTGGACCAACCAGGTGTACGTCGTCAACGTCAACGCCGCCGACCCCGCGGGCGTCGGCGCCAGCCTGATCGTCGACCCCGAGGGCCTCGTGCGCCAGCAGGCGGGCGGCGGCGAGGAGGTGCTCGTCGACGTCCTCGACCTGGACGCGGTCACGCGCGTGCGCGCCTACGGCTCCGCAGGACTCAACCGGCCCTGGGCCCAACTCGCCCGCTACGGAGAGGGCGTCGAGCTGCCCATGTACGGCGGGACGTTCCGAAGGGCTCCCTGGCAGGTCTGA
- a CDS encoding APC family permease, translated as MTTDAAGAPPDTPRGKGLRSGSVGLLATVALGLASVAPAYSFAVTLGLVTLVVGDLAPAALLLGFVPILLTAFAFRALNREMPDCGTTFVWNTRVFGPAAGWLAGGWIPLVAIVFAMTALARVGAGALLGFAAPDAAADSSAAVAATAVLLIALTALVAYRGVRLAARVQYAMLGLQLVALLAFGVAALVRDGAATPSPGFFDPLGFDGFGSLTEAVLLCLYIYWGWDALITFNEETADSGRTPGRAALISTVVLLVTYLFTAFAAISFAGTGSSGLGLGNAVVAGDVLTGLGPAVLGDALAKVVQLAIGVSAVGALLTSAAAAPRTALSMSAHGALPGAFARIHPRHRTPAFGTVFFGGAAATVLVLLTVISTDFLGDAIRCVGLLIALYYGVTGIACAWYFRHRLRGSVRDLLTRGVMPFLGGLMMLAAFARSAYDMFDPAYGSTSLGGVGGVFLLGVGSVLAGALVMTALRGRHTGFFRHGRTAVTRLTVTEK; from the coding sequence ATGACCACCGATGCCGCCGGTGCGCCCCCGGACACCCCGCGGGGCAAGGGACTCAGGAGCGGCTCCGTCGGGCTGCTCGCCACCGTCGCCCTCGGGCTCGCCTCGGTCGCACCCGCCTACAGCTTCGCCGTCACCCTCGGCCTCGTGACCCTGGTCGTCGGGGACCTGGCGCCGGCGGCCCTGCTGCTCGGCTTCGTGCCGATCCTGCTCACCGCGTTCGCGTTCCGCGCGCTCAACCGCGAGATGCCGGACTGCGGCACCACCTTCGTCTGGAACACCCGGGTCTTCGGCCCGGCCGCGGGCTGGCTCGCGGGCGGCTGGATCCCCCTCGTCGCCATCGTGTTCGCCATGACGGCGCTCGCGCGGGTCGGCGCGGGTGCGCTCCTCGGCTTCGCCGCTCCGGACGCGGCGGCCGACAGCAGCGCGGCGGTCGCCGCCACCGCCGTCCTGCTGATCGCCCTCACCGCCCTGGTCGCCTACCGGGGGGTGCGGCTCGCGGCCCGGGTGCAGTACGCGATGCTCGGCCTCCAACTCGTCGCGCTGCTCGCGTTCGGCGTCGCGGCCCTGGTCAGGGACGGCGCCGCGACACCCTCCCCGGGGTTCTTCGACCCGCTGGGCTTCGACGGCTTCGGTTCGCTCACCGAGGCGGTCCTGCTGTGCCTGTACATCTACTGGGGCTGGGACGCGCTCATCACCTTCAACGAGGAGACCGCCGACAGCGGAAGGACCCCCGGCAGGGCCGCGCTGATCTCCACCGTCGTGCTCCTGGTGACGTACCTCTTCACGGCGTTCGCCGCGATCTCCTTCGCGGGTACCGGCAGTTCGGGCCTCGGCCTCGGCAACGCGGTGGTCGCGGGCGACGTCCTCACCGGTCTCGGGCCCGCCGTGCTCGGCGACGCGCTCGCCAAGGTCGTCCAGCTGGCCATCGGCGTCTCGGCCGTCGGCGCCCTGCTGACCAGCGCCGCCGCCGCCCCGCGCACCGCCCTGTCGATGTCGGCCCACGGCGCGCTGCCCGGCGCCTTCGCCCGGATCCATCCGCGCCACCGCACCCCCGCCTTCGGCACGGTGTTCTTCGGCGGCGCGGCGGCCACCGTCCTCGTCCTGCTGACCGTCATCTCCACCGACTTCCTCGGCGACGCGATCCGCTGCGTCGGCCTGCTCATCGCCCTCTACTACGGAGTGACCGGAATCGCCTGCGCCTGGTACTTCCGCCATCGGCTGCGCGGTTCTGTACGGGACCTGCTGACCCGGGGCGTCATGCCCTTCCTCGGCGGCCTCATGATGCTCGCGGCCTTCGCCCGCAGCGCCTACGACATGTTCGACCCGGCGTACGGCAGCACGTCCCTCGGCGGCGTCGGGGGAGTCTTCCTGCTCGGTGTCGGCTCGGTCCTCGCCGGGGCCCTCGTCATGACCGCCCTCCGCGGCCGTCACACCGGCTTCTTCCGGCACGGCCGCACGGCCGTCACCCGCCTCACCGTCACGGAGAAGTGA
- a CDS encoding TetR/AcrR family transcriptional regulator gives MARRKDQEARRAQLGEAAERALLSRGLEGLRLRDVAQEAGVTPAAVLYYYEDLDALMYETFQQGIERFCRSREQAAARHDDAREQLLDCIRHGVATGPQDRLPRLLFEYWPRTLRDPKAASLDSVLAERQISVYQGILVLGEAQGHFTLQDPTRLVAANFVALEDGYQMDVLAGRRSRQEVITALHSYARVAIGYRPDE, from the coding sequence GTGGCGCGGCGCAAGGACCAGGAGGCCAGGCGGGCCCAGTTGGGCGAGGCGGCGGAGCGGGCGCTGCTCAGCCGTGGCCTGGAGGGGCTGCGCCTGCGGGACGTGGCACAGGAGGCGGGCGTCACCCCGGCGGCGGTCCTCTACTACTACGAAGACCTCGACGCCCTGATGTACGAGACGTTCCAGCAGGGCATCGAGCGGTTCTGCCGGAGCCGGGAGCAGGCGGCGGCGCGGCACGACGACGCCAGGGAGCAGTTGCTCGACTGCATCCGCCACGGGGTGGCGACGGGGCCGCAGGACCGGCTGCCCCGGCTGCTCTTCGAGTACTGGCCGCGCACACTGCGCGACCCCAAGGCGGCCTCGCTCGACAGCGTCCTCGCGGAACGCCAGATCTCCGTCTACCAGGGCATCCTCGTCCTCGGCGAGGCCCAGGGGCACTTCACCCTCCAGGATCCGACGCGCCTGGTGGCCGCCAACTTCGTGGCGCTGGAGGACGGTTACCAGATGGACGTCCTCGCGGGGCGCAGGAGCCGCCAGGAGGTGATCACGGCGCTGCACTCCTACGCGCGCGTGGCGATCGGATACCGGCCCGACGAGTGA
- a CDS encoding nitroreductase family deazaflavin-dependent oxidoreductase, with product MPLTGEYEPGTWDWASKQAELYESSGGTEGTTMKDKPVILLTSVGAKSGKLRKNPLMRVEHDGEYAVVASKGGDPAHPSWYHNLVAQPHVELQDGPVRKDYRARVATGDERRAWWERAVAAWPDYAEYQKKTTREIPVFVLTPFDA from the coding sequence ATGCCTTTGACTGGAGAGTACGAGCCCGGGACTTGGGACTGGGCGAGCAAGCAGGCCGAGCTGTACGAGAGCTCCGGCGGTACCGAGGGCACGACCATGAAGGACAAGCCCGTCATCTTGCTGACGTCGGTCGGCGCCAAGAGCGGCAAGCTCCGCAAGAACCCCCTGATGCGCGTGGAGCACGACGGGGAGTACGCGGTGGTGGCCTCCAAGGGCGGCGACCCGGCACACCCGTCCTGGTACCACAACCTCGTCGCCCAGCCCCACGTCGAGCTGCAGGACGGCCCGGTGCGCAAGGACTACCGCGCGCGCGTCGCCACCGGTGACGAGCGGCGCGCCTGGTGGGAGCGCGCGGTGGCGGCCTGGCCCGACTACGCCGAGTACCAGAAGAAGACGACCCGGGAGATCCCGGTGTTCGTCCTGACGCCCTTCGACGCCTGA
- a CDS encoding CGNR zinc finger domain-containing protein: MTWSATERYHLEPAPGGLGLVQDLLNTVSAGLPERPDLLADLTRAQVWADDAVAAWASATGRPAPTVVLDDADGWQALRDLRDALGGHAEETGADAGLRLGPDGVVRLEPRGAGAHLVVSLVLAALYEAQQADTRRRLKTCRNPLCRVAFYDRSRNNSGVWHDVKTCGNAANLRAYRARRRERAD; this comes from the coding sequence ATGACCTGGTCCGCGACCGAGCGCTACCACCTGGAGCCTGCTCCCGGCGGCCTGGGACTCGTCCAGGACCTGCTCAACACCGTCTCCGCGGGCCTGCCCGAGCGCCCGGACCTCCTGGCCGACCTCACGCGCGCGCAGGTGTGGGCGGACGACGCCGTCGCCGCGTGGGCGTCGGCCACGGGGCGGCCCGCGCCGACGGTGGTCCTTGACGACGCCGACGGATGGCAGGCGCTCCGGGACCTCCGTGACGCCCTTGGCGGACACGCCGAGGAGACCGGCGCCGACGCCGGGCTGCGGCTCGGTCCGGACGGCGTCGTACGCCTGGAGCCGCGCGGTGCGGGAGCGCACCTGGTGGTCTCGCTGGTCCTCGCCGCGCTCTACGAGGCACAGCAGGCGGACACCAGGCGCCGCCTCAAGACGTGCCGCAACCCGCTCTGCCGCGTCGCCTTCTATGACCGCTCACGGAACAACAGCGGTGTCTGGCACGACGTCAAGACCTGCGGGAACGCGGCGAACCTGCGGGCCTACCGGGCCCGGCGGCGCGAGCGGGCGGACTGA
- a CDS encoding 12-oxophytodienoate reductase produces MATPWTDAPSTDTRSGPEGHSRAARLLGRPFTLGDLTLRNRIAMAAVTRRFSPGGVPGEDVAAYYARRAAGGAGLVITEGTYIGREAAAAYTRVPHFHGDEALAGWARVADRVHAAGGRIMPQLWHTGVARTEASPGAPAEGPCGVDLDGRPHGGAMTLDDIDDVVRSFAEAAAAAERIGFDGVELHGAHGYLIDTFLWHGTNTRADAYGGDFASRARFAAEIAAAVRAAVSPGFPVLFRLSQWKTDHYDARLAERPEELEELLTPLAAAGVDAFHASTRRYWLPEFEGSDLNLAGWVKKLTGRPSITVGSVGLAQQFDGAPGRTQRSGVSGIAPLLDRLERDEFDLVAVARAIVADPEWPAKALTGRLDEAVPYDASLLDALV; encoded by the coding sequence ATGGCTACCCCCTGGACCGACGCCCCCTCGACCGACACCCGCTCCGGTCCCGAAGGGCACTCCCGCGCCGCCCGGCTGCTCGGCAGGCCCTTCACCCTCGGCGACCTGACGCTGCGGAACCGGATCGCGATGGCCGCGGTGACCCGGCGCTTCTCGCCGGGCGGGGTGCCCGGCGAGGACGTCGCCGCGTACTACGCCCGGCGTGCGGCGGGCGGCGCCGGTCTGGTGATCACGGAGGGCACCTACATCGGACGGGAGGCGGCCGCCGCCTACACCCGCGTGCCGCACTTCCACGGCGACGAGGCGCTGGCGGGCTGGGCGCGGGTGGCCGACCGCGTGCACGCCGCCGGTGGCCGGATCATGCCCCAGCTGTGGCACACCGGCGTCGCCCGCACCGAGGCGTCACCCGGCGCCCCCGCCGAGGGTCCGTGCGGCGTGGACCTCGACGGCCGTCCGCACGGCGGCGCCATGACGCTCGACGACATCGACGACGTCGTGCGCTCCTTCGCCGAGGCCGCGGCGGCGGCCGAGCGCATCGGCTTCGACGGGGTCGAACTGCACGGCGCGCACGGCTATTTGATCGACACCTTCCTGTGGCACGGCACCAACACCAGGGCCGACGCCTACGGTGGCGACTTCGCCTCGCGCGCCCGCTTCGCCGCCGAGATCGCCGCCGCGGTGCGGGCCGCGGTCTCGCCCGGTTTCCCTGTCCTCTTCCGGCTCTCCCAGTGGAAGACCGACCACTACGACGCGCGGCTCGCCGAACGGCCCGAGGAACTGGAGGAGCTGCTGACCCCGCTCGCCGCGGCGGGCGTCGACGCCTTCCACGCCTCCACGCGCCGCTACTGGCTGCCCGAGTTCGAGGGCAGCGACCTCAACCTGGCGGGCTGGGTGAAGAAGCTCACCGGCAGGCCCTCCATCACCGTGGGCTCCGTCGGCCTCGCCCAGCAGTTCGACGGTGCGCCGGGGCGCACCCAGCGGTCCGGTGTCAGCGGCATCGCACCGCTCCTCGACCGACTGGAGCGGGACGAGTTCGACCTGGTCGCCGTGGCGCGCGCGATCGTCGCCGACCCCGAGTGGCCCGCCAAGGCGCTCACCGGCCGCCTCGACGAGGCGGTGCCGTACGACGCGTCGCTGCTCGACGCCCTGGTCTGA